The segment ATGTCCGTTCCCTGTCCCTCGCCGTCCGGATGCGTTCCGATACGCCCCGGACGACGAGCCGCAGAGAGGCGGGGAGCATGACAACGGCGACCACCGACGAACGGACCCTCGAGGAGCTGCAGCGGGACCACGGCCCCGCTCTCCTCTCCTTCCTGCTCGGGCTCACCTACGGGGACCGCCAGCGGGCCGAGGACCTCGCCCAGGAGACCCTGGTACGCGCCTGGCTCCACCCCGAGGCCTTCGGCGGCCCCTACGAGTCGATGCGCCCCTGGCTCTTCACCGTGGCCCGCCGGCTCGCCATCGACGCCCGCCGCTCGCGCCTCGCCCGGCCCGCCGAGATCGGGGACGGCGTCCTCGCGGTGACGCCCGACCCGGCCGACGCCACGGCCTCGGCCGAGGCCGCGCTCGACGTACGGGCGGCCGTCCGCGAGCTGAGCCCCGAGCACCGCGCGGTGCTCGTCCGGCTCTACTTCCACGGTCTGACCGTCAACGAGGCCGCCGTCGAACTCGGCATCCCCGCCGGGACGGTCAAGTCCCGCTCGCACTACGCGCTGCGGCAGCTGGGCCGCTCCCTGCCCGGCTACCGGCCGCACCGCACGGCCGCCGGGCGACCGGCCGTTGCCCGGTCCCGCGTCGCGGCCCCACAATGACGCCGTGACGCTGACACTCGCCGCCGCCGAGAAGATCCTCTCCGACAACTTCGCGCCCTGGGTGCTCGATCTGGGACTCACCGTCGCCTCGGTCGACGGCCACGAGGCCTTGCTCCGGCTCCCGTGGTCGGACCGGCTCGCCCGAGAGGGCGGCGGCCTCTCCGGCCAGGCCCTGATGGCCGCCGCCGACACGGCGACGGTGATCGCGGTCGCCGCGGCCCGAGGCGGCTTCGTGCCGATGACCACCGTCCAGCAGTCGATCAGCTTCCAGCGGGCGGTCGTCGGCGCCGACGTCCTCGTGCGGGCCCGGCTCACCAAGACGGGAAAGCGGATGGCCTTCGCCGACATCACCATGACGGCCGAGGGCACGGAGGAGACCGCGGCCCACGCGACCGCGGTGTACGCGCTCCTCGGCTGAGCCTCCGCGACGGCCGGTCGCCCCTGCCCGAGACTCCTCCCCCGCCTCGTACGCCTCCCGTGTCATCAGGAATCCCACCGGCACCGATCCGGCCGGGAAACGTATCCGAAACCACACGGGCGAGTTGAGCAAAGCGGGACACGTGGGCGCCCTCCACGGAGGAAGCTCTCCCCGGGTC is part of the Streptomyces sp. NBC_00250 genome and harbors:
- a CDS encoding sigma-70 family RNA polymerase sigma factor; this encodes MTTATTDERTLEELQRDHGPALLSFLLGLTYGDRQRAEDLAQETLVRAWLHPEAFGGPYESMRPWLFTVARRLAIDARRSRLARPAEIGDGVLAVTPDPADATASAEAALDVRAAVRELSPEHRAVLVRLYFHGLTVNEAAVELGIPAGTVKSRSHYALRQLGRSLPGYRPHRTAAGRPAVARSRVAAPQ
- a CDS encoding PaaI family thioesterase; translated protein: MTLTLAAAEKILSDNFAPWVLDLGLTVASVDGHEALLRLPWSDRLAREGGGLSGQALMAAADTATVIAVAAARGGFVPMTTVQQSISFQRAVVGADVLVRARLTKTGKRMAFADITMTAEGTEETAAHATAVYALLG